From the Musa acuminata AAA Group cultivar baxijiao chromosome BXJ1-2, Cavendish_Baxijiao_AAA, whole genome shotgun sequence genome, one window contains:
- the LOC135612870 gene encoding putative ripening-related protein 1, with translation MAKSSLLLMTILLLVALMNLYLASSHRQLASCHPSGHLPGKPGHCDPGYSSDCCKAGESYPQYRCSPPITGHTHAKLTVNCFEENCDGGGPSECDNSYHSDKEMVVALSTGWYAGGSRCHQMIRIHANGRSVLAKVVDECDSVNGCDDEHDFQPPCPNNIVDASPAVWKALGISTDVGLYHVTWSDA, from the coding sequence ATGGCCAAATCTTCACTGCTGCTTATGACGATACTGCTACTTGTAGCTCTCATGAATCTCTATCTTGCAAGCTCACACCGTCAACTGGCTAGTTGCCATCCCAGCGGACACCTACCGGGCAAGCCCGGCCACTGCGACCCGGGCTACAGCTCTGACTGCTGCAAGGCCGGCGAGTCGTACCCGCAGTACCGCTGTTCGCCACCCATCACCGGACACACCCATGCGAAGCTGACCGTCAACTGCTTCGAGGAGAACTGCGACGGAGGTGGCCCGTCGGAGTGCGACAATAGTTACCACAGTGACAAGGAGATGGTGGTCGCGCTGTCCACCGGGTGGTACGCCGGTGGAAGCCGCTGCCATCAGATGATTAGGATCCACGCTAATGGGAGGTCTGTTCTTGCCAAGGTGGTGGACGAGTGCGACTCGGTGAATGGATGTGATGACGAGCATGACTTCCAGCCTCCTTGCCCGAACAACATTGTGGATGCTTCCCCTGCCGTGTGGAAAGCGTTGGGGATCTCCACAGACGTGGGACTCTATCACGTCACCTGGTCTGATGCGTGA
- the LOC135604072 gene encoding putative GEM-like protein 8 encodes MEPGRSRKQSQETQSLRRQEQEQEQLHPNMDSANCDHVMGIPVNSVTFAAEGLPGNPASASVASRSSSHSKQKKDLIVDWMSKLGEKAEGIRGHVSLGPKVSETMKGKLSMGARILQAGGVERVFRQAFSVGEGERLLKAFQCYLSTTAGPISGLLFISNEKIAFRSDRSLKLSSPKGGLVRVPYKVLVPLRRIKEAIPSQNMSKPNQKYIQIVTEDEFEFWFMGLVNYDTTYRYLRQAISTLQ; translated from the exons ATGGAGCCAGGAAGATCCCGGAAGCAATCTCAAGAGACGCAGAGCCTAAGAAGGCAAGAGCAAGAGCAAGAGCAGCTACACCCCAATATGGATAGCGCAAATTGTGACCATGTCATGGGAATTCCTGTGAATTCTGTGACGTTTGCTGCAGAGGGACTGCCTGGAAATCCTGCTTCTGCTTCTGTAGCTTCACGCAGTTCTTCCCACAGCAAACAGA AAAAGGACTTGATCGTTGACTGGATGAGTAAGCTTGGAGAAAAAGCAGAAGGCATCCGAGGGCATG TGAGTTTGGGCCCCAAGGTCTCTGAAACTATGAAGGGAAAGTTGAGCATGGGTGCACGGATTCTTCAAGCAGGTGGGGTCGAGAGGGTCTTCAGACAAGCTTTCTCTGTCGGAGAAGGAGAAAGGTTGCTGAAGGCCTTTCAGTGCTATCTATCAACCACAGCAGGTCCTATCTCAGGGCTGCTCTTTATCTCGAACGAGAAGATAGCGTTCCGCAGTGATCGATCCCTCAAATTATCTTCTCCCAAAGGAGGCTTGGTTAGAGTACCTTACAAG GTTTTGGTTCCATTGAGGAGGATAAAGGAAGCCATTCCAAGTCAGAACATGAGCAAGCCAAATCAGAAATATATCCAAATAGTCACAGAGGATGAGTTCGAGTTCTGGTTTATGGGTTTGGTTAATTATGACACAACCTACAGGTACTTACGGCAGGCAATCTCAACATTACAATAA